A genomic stretch from Pieris brassicae chromosome 9, ilPieBrab1.1, whole genome shotgun sequence includes:
- the LOC123714438 gene encoding catalase-like yields MFKERTTGPIGIMTTSAGGPIEHKDTNTLNSRLIFNEFFMESVTHTVRERIPERVVHAVAGGAFGYFEVTHDITHICKAKLFSKVGKKTPVAARFSPVVVERGGSDTSRDARGFAVKFYTEEGNFDIVGFNTPMFLYKDPVIFPTFVHSLKKNPATNLFDANSFWDFLTLQPETFHMFLLVFGDRGIPDGYHHMPGFGIHTFEVVNEHGTKYFVRFHFIPDAGIKNLRSEEAKKISAEDADYNTRLLYRSIANGDFPSWTVSLQILSLEDVKNARIDVFDVTKVLPLDEYPLTPVGKMVLNKNAVNYFAEIEQLAFSPGNLVPGILGGPDKLFEGRRLAYREAQHYRLGANFNKIPVNCPIQSKVFEYNRDGRPPLKDNGQDIPNYYPNSFNGPVPYKDHKRVELLHIFEEDPNNFDQARELYTNEMTTEERRRLVENVLYRLAPAAKFLQERAVKIFYIIHPDLGSKIEQGLLVNSTKHFWDDY; encoded by the exons ATGTTTAAGGAAAGGACCACG GGTCCGATTGGTATTATGACAACCAGCGCTGGAGGACCTATAGAGCACAAAGACACAAACACACTAAATTCacgattaatatttaatgagtttttTATGGAGTCTGTAACGCATACGGTCCGAGAACGTATACCGGAGAGAGTTGTACACGCGGTGGCTGGTGGAGCATTTGGTTACTTCGAAGTAACGCACGACATCACGCATATCTGCAAAGCAAAATTATTCAGTAAGGTGGGAAAGAAGACGCCTGTAGCCGCTAGGTTTTCTCCAGTAGTTGTAGAACGAGGTGGAAGCGACACATCAAGAGACGCTCGCGGCTTTGCAGTCAAATTTTATACAGAAGAAGGAAACTTCGATATTGTAGGTTTCAACACCCCAATGTTCCTTTATAAAGACCCTGTCATCTTCCCTACTTTCGTGCAttcattaaagaaaaatcCAGCAACTAACTTATTTGATGCGAACTCTTTTTGGGATTTCCTCACTCTTCAACCGGAGACATTCCATATGTTTCTTTTGGTTTTTGGAGACCGTGGCATTCCTGATGGCTATCATCATATGCCTGGGTTCGGTATACATACATTCGAAGTAGTAAATGAACATGGTACAAAATATTTCGTAAGATTTCACTTCATACCTGACGCTGGCATTAAGAATTTGCGTTCCGAAGAGGCAAAGAAAATAAGTGCCGAAGATGCTGACTATAATACTAGATTACTATACCGATCAATTGCAAATGGTGACTTCCCCAGTTGGACGGTTAGTTTACAGATACTGAGTCTAGAAGATGTGAAAAATGCTAGAATAGATGTATTTGACGTTACAAAAGTGCTGCCTTTAGATGAATATCCCTTGACACCTGTGGGTAAAATGGTTCTAAACAAGAATGCCGTAAACTATTTCGCTGAAATAGAACAGTTAGCATTTAGTCCAGGAAATCTAGTACCAGGTATTCTTGGTGGCCCTGATAAACTGTTTGAAGGTCGTCGTTTGGCGTACAGAGAAGCTCAGCACTATCGTTTGGGTgccaattttaataaaattcccGTTAATTGTCCGATACAGTCTAAAGTTTTTGAGTATAACAGAGATGGAAGACCTCCATTAAAAGATAACGGACAAGATATACCAAACTATTATCCGAATTCATTCAATGGTCCCGTTCCATACAAGGACCACAAAAGAGTTGAGTTGTTACATATTTTCGAGGAAGATCCTAACAATTTCGACCAAGCTAGAGAATTGTATACTAATGAAATGACCACAGAAGAAAGGAGACGTTTAGTCGAAAATGTATTGTATAGATTGGCGCCGGCCGCGAAATTCCTGCAGGAGAGAGCTGTCaagatattttacataattcacCCAGACCTTGGCAGTAAAATAGAGCAAGGGTTACTAGTTAATAGTACAAAACACTTTTGggatgattattaa
- the LOC123714599 gene encoding catalase-like, protein MHRFILLIPLVLAYQSDSSKQLEEFKDITKIPIGFMTTSNGAMVETKHGSSTLNTRLIYNEYFMDSLTHFSRERIPERVVHANGAGAFGFFEVTHDISHICKARLFSSVGKKTPIAIRFSTIANERGASNTVRDARGFAVKFYTEDGNLDIVGLNQPTFVLKDPLFFTTFAHTMKRNPATDLPDANAKWDFLTLRPESWNTFIRVFGDRGIFDGYRYMPGFSIHTYQVTNEAGTPYFVRFHFIPNAGEKTLTSEDAAKIQSTDPDYEKRDLYRAIAAGNYPSWLLALQILSLDDVKNADIDVFDITKILPVDKYPLHHVGQLVLDRTPENFFAEVEQLAYNPANLVPGIQGGVDKLFEARRLSYRDALYYRLGANFNNIRVNCPFNTKPLTYNRDGRPPVKDNQKSNPNYHPNSFNGAVSYVDFNYFEVLQIIEREPNNTEQIRDFYLYGMSDEERNRLIENIRSSLVSAARFLQKRAIALFESIHPDFGYRVDQALASNFTMPF, encoded by the exons ATGCATCGTTTCATTTTACTTATTCCCTTAGTGTTAGCTTATCAAAGTGATTCATCGAAACAGTTAGAAGAGTTCAAAGATATAACTAAG ATACCTATAGGCTTTATGACAACAAGCAATGGCGCTATGGTTGAAACAAAACATGGATCAAGTACATTGAACACAAGACTAATATACAATGAATACTTCATGGATTCCCTAACACATTTTTCTCGTGAGCGGATACCAGAGCGTGTAGTACATGCAAACGGTGCTGGTGCCTTCGGCTTTTTCGAGGTAACCCATGACATCAGCCACATTTGCAAAGCACGATTATTCTCATCAGTTGGAAAGAAAACGCCTATTGCAATAAGATTTTCGACAATTGCCAATGAAAGAGGTGCAAGTAACACGGTAAGGGACGCAAGAGGCTTTGCAGTGAAGTTCTACACTGAAGATGGAAACTTGGATATCGTCGGTCTTAACCAGCCTACATTCGTCCTTAAGGATCCACTCTTTTTCACTACCTTTGCGCATACAATGAAACGGAACCCTGCAACTGACCTACCAGACGCGAACGCGAAATGGGACTTTTTAACACTGCGTCCAGAATCTTGGAATACTTTTATCAGAGTCTTCGGAGATAGGGGTATATTTGATGGCTATCGTTATATGCCTGGATTTAGTATTCATACCTACCAAGTAACGAATGAAGCGGGCACTCCCTATTTCGTCCGATTCCATTTCATTCCAAATGCGGGTGAGAAGACATTAACATCAGAAGACGCTGCAAAAATACAATCAACAGATCCAGATTATGAGAAACGAGATCTGTATAGAGCAATTGCAGCTGGTAATTACCCATCTTGGTTGCTCGCCCTGCAAATATTATCTCTGGATGATGTTAAAAATGCGGACATTGATGTTTTtgatataacaaaaattctaCCGGTAGATAAGTATCCATTACACCACGTTGGGCAGTTAGTTCTAGACAGAACTCCAGAAAACTTTTTCGCTGAGGTCGAACAGCTAGCATACAATCCAGCTAATTTAGTTCCTGGCATACAAGGTGGTGTCGACAAACTTTTTGAAGCGCGACGTTTGTCATACAGAGATGCACTTTATTATCGTTTAGGTGCAAACTTCAATAACATTCGTGTTAATTGTCCATTTAATACTAAACCCCTAACGTATAATCGCGACGGTCGACCGCCAGTTAAAGATAATCAAAAATCAAACCCAAATTACCACCCAAACTCGTTTAATGGTGCAGTTTCATATGTGgactttaattatttcgaaGTATTACAAATTATCGAAAGAGAACCAAATAATACAGAACAAATAAgagatttctatttatatgGAATGTCGGATGAAGAGAGAAATAGGTTGATTGAAAATATTCGCTCCAGTTTAGTGTCAGCTGCAAGGTTTCTGCAAAAACGAGCAATTGCTTTATTTGAAAGCATTCATCCAGACTTCGGGTATAGAGTAGATCAAGCACTAGCGTCAAACTTCACGATGCCATtctaa